TATTGTATGATTCCCTAACGCATTTGGGTGCAATGCTCAAACAGGATTTAATTCAATGAATTGTAAGAACTGCGAGAACACGCTACGAACGGATTACAGTTTTTGCCCCGATTGTGGTGCTAAAGTGATTCGAAACAGGATAACAGTTAAAAATCTTTGGTATGACGCCGTTGAGCGCTTCTTCAATATTGACAATACGTTCCTAATCACTTTCAAAAACCTTTTTACAAATCCAGATTTGGTGATTGTTGGCTACATCAAAGGTGTTCGAAAAAAATACCTCAATCCCATTAGTTATTTTACTATTGCAGTAATGTTAGGTGGTCTGTTCGTCTTCTTGAACAAGCAGTATTTTCCGGAAGCAATGGATTATCAGTTCAGCTCTATGAATACTCAAGAAATGACCGACTCCGATAGGTTTGGTGTGGACTTAGCTAAAAAATTTCAAGATTATACTTTTGAATATCAAAATCTATTTTATGTTTTAATGCTTCCATTTTTAGCATTAATATCCAGACTAATTTTCATTAATAAAAAGGAGTACAACCTTAGCGAGCATTTTGTAATGAATATTTATGGTTATTCTCAAATGTCCATATGCGTTAACCTAATGTACATTATATTTATCTGGAACGCTCAACTTATTTATTATGCTGCTTCAATAAATGGAATATTCCAAATTTTGTATTTCAGTTATATGTTCAAGAAAATTTTTAAGCTTAATCTGAAACAGACGGTATTAAAGCTTCTATTTTTCTTGGTGATTTTAGGTGCGGTATTTGCAATTATAATTGTTCTTCTGGGTATGTATCTCGCCTTTTTTACCGACACTTTTGCAAATTTAGCTCCTGCAAAATAATTGACTAAGCTACTTCCTCTGCCAAGAATTGCGCTTCGTAAAGATTGTTATAGTAACCGCCTTTTTTAAGAAGTTCTTGATGTGTGCCCATTTCTACGATATTTCCGGCATCCATAACTATAATCTTATCGGCCTTTTTAATGGTGGCCAATCGGTGCGCAATTACTATTGATGTTCTACCCTCCGTAATCTTCTCGGTAGCTTTTTGAATCAACTGTTCAGAATAGGTATCCACAGAAGATGTGGCCTCATCCAACACCAAAATACTTGGGTTACTTACATAAGCTCTTAGAAAAGCAATCAATTGCCGTTGTCCACTAGAAAGCATGGTGCCTCGTTCCTTTACGTTGTAGGCATATCCCCCTGGCAGACTTGTGATAAATTCATCGACCCCAATGGCTTTGGCCGCATTCTCTATATCGGAAACCGTTACCGATGTATCCTTTAACGATATGTTGTTGGCAATAGTGTCCGCAAACAAAAACACATCCTGCAATACTACAGCGATATGACTTCTTAAAGATGCCAATTTATATTCTTTGATATCCGTACCGTCTACACGTATAGTACCTGCATTTATTTCGTAAAATCGGTTCAAAAGGTTTATTATGGTAGACTTACCGGCTCCCGTGGCACCAACAATAGCGACTGTTTCACCCGCCTTTACCTCAAAGGAAATACCATGAAGCACCTCTTCATCTTCAAGATAACCGAATTTTACATGCTCAAAACTGATATCGCCCTTTACCCTATCCTTTACAATAGTACCGACATCTTCAATGGTACTATCGGTATCCAATATTTTAAAAACCCTGTTTGCAGCAACCATACCCATTTGTAGGGTATTAAATTTATCCGCTATCTGTCTTAAGGGTCTAAAGAGTAAATCTATCAACATGATAAAAGCAAAGACCGTACCCGCCACATCATCGGTAATGCCCGCTACGTTCTGCAATCCTCCATACCAAACTACTAGACCAACGGTTATTGAAGAAACAATTTCAGCAATAGGAAAAAAAATAGAGTTATACCATACTGTTTTTAGCCAAGCGTTTTGATGCTTCTCGTTGATTTTCCTAAAATTTTCGCTTTCAATTTTCTCCCTGGTGAACAATTGCACGATGCGCATACCCGTAATACGTTCTTGCACAAAGGAGTTTAAATTGGACACCTCTGCCCTAACCTCTGTAAAGGCTACCTTCATTGCTTTTTGAAATAAGCGGGTAGCGTATAATATGAGCGGAAGTACCGCAAAGACTATTAGTGCCAGTTTCCAATTTATTAATAACATTACTGCGGCAGCTACCAGCATTTTTAGCAAATCGGCCACAATAACGAAGAAGCCCTGACTAAAAATTTCTCCTATTCGCTGCATATCCGCAACAGCTCTTGTAACAAGTACACCCAGTGAAGAATTATCGAAATACTTCATTCGGAAACCGAGCATCTTTTGGAACAAGTTAATCCTTACATCCCTGATTACAGATTCTCCCAACAAATTTGCATAGTAATTAAAACACAATTGACTGACCACTTGACCGATAAGCACGGCTAACATACCAATAGTTAAATTTAAAAGCTTTTGGGCATCGCTACCCTTAACGGCATCGTCAATGATGAGTTTTAAAAGCACCGCACTCAAGACCGCAAAACCAGAAAGTAAAATTGCCGCTAAAGCAACCCCATAAAAGGTAATCCTGTAAGGGCGCGTGTGCGCCATTAGGCGCTTAAAAAGTTTTGTATCAAAAGCTTTTCCGGAGTCTTTATCCATTACTAAATATGGTCTTGGGATAGATAATAGAAGTCAAATATAATCCTTTTGCGGGTACAGAAACTCCTGCTTTACTCCTATCCTTACTTTTTAAGACGGTATTAACATGGTCAACAGAATTTTTACCCGTACCTACCTCTAACAAGGTACCAACTACAGCCCTGACCATATTTCTAAGAAAGCGATCGGCCGTAATTTTGAATATGACCTTATCATTTTCTGCAACCCATAAAGCCTCTTTTATGTCGCACATGTACGTATGCACATCCGTATTTGATTTAGAGAAACACTCAAAATCTTGCTTCCCTAGCAAAATCTTGGATGCTCTGTTCATCATTTCCATATCCAAGGATTGTATGATATAGTGTGCGGTGTCTTTTAAGAAAGGATTTTTGGATTTTGTTATGTGGTATTCGTACGACCGTTCTGAAGCGTGAAATCTGGCATGCGCATCGGACTGAACTGGCAAACATTTTTGAACGGCAATATCCTCTGGTAATAGGGAATTTAACCTATGGATCAAATCTGTGGTGTCCTCAATTTTATCTATATCAAAATGGGCATACATTTGTTCTGCATGAACACCGGCATCGGTGCGCCCTGCCGCTACCAGTTCAATTTTAGCACGTGTAATTTTAGATAGTGCGTCTTCTAGAATTACCTGAACCGTTATAGCGTTAGGCTGTTTCTGCCAACCATGGTAGTTTTTGCCGAAGTATGAAAATTGAATGAAATATCTCAAAAGGATATGCTAATATTGTGGTACACAAAGATATCAAAAGCAAAGCAAGAATTCAGTTAGATATCCATAAACAATTAAGTATTACCCACTATTATATGACAAAAATACTACTGCTATCCGACACACATTCCCATGTGGACGACGCTATTTTGAAATATGCCGCTAAAGCCGATGAAATTTGGCATGCGGGTGATATCGGCTCTCTAAAAGTTACGGATACCTTATCCAATATAAAACCTTTGCGAGGAGTTCATGGCAATATTGACGATTATAACATACAGAAAGAATTTCCTCTGAACAATAGGTTTCATTGCGAAGACGTAGATGTATGGATAACCCATATAGGCGGTTACCCTCCAAAATACAATTCCAGAACAAGGTCGGAAATCACGAAAAACCCTCCAAAGCTATTCATCTGCGGACATTCACATATTCTAAAAGTGATGTGGGATAAAAAACTTAACGTACTCCACATGAATCCCGGAGCATGTGGCAAGCACGGCTTTCACCAAGTAAGGACCATGCTACGCTTCGTTATCGATGGAAAGGATATTAAGGATTTAGAAATAATAGAACTGGGGAAACGTTAATTCACTTATCAATTCAAAAATTTAACGACAAAAAGTTCAAAAAGCTGCTCATAAAAAACCCGGGAACTACCCCGGGTTTTACGCACTAATACTACTAAGATGTTAGGTTTAACGCAAACGATCAACAGATTTTACAAGATCTTCATCCTTCTTGATAGCTCTGTTTGCAAGAACTAAAAAAACGATAGAAAATACTGGAATCAACATCCCAATACCCTTCTCAGAAACTAAAGTTTCTCCGGATAAGTTTAGCGATCGGTAAACGAAAAATCCTAGTAAAAAAAGATTCAATATCATATTCAGTCTGTTCACTACAAACTGGTTTTTTCTATTCTTGAACAAAAAGATGGCTATTAAGGCTAGAGCTCCGGAAATATAAAAAGCACTGGAAATAAAAATTTCGTTCTGCGCATATATTTCTACACCTTTAGCATCTGACCAAAGATTCACAAAAAATGGTAATATCCCAGTGATTAGGGCTACTATTACCAAATATATGCTCTGTATTCTTTGAATCATATCCTTTTTCTACTTGGGACAACAAAAATACAGGTCTTTTTAAAAATTATCGTCTAATTATTGAAAATAATTTGTATTATTGTGACGTTATATCGTAACACTTACCTTAGGAAGATCAATTCCAAAGCATACCCAAGTTAACAGTTTACTTCTTGTCAATACAAAACACGTATAATTTATTCCATAATTAATGTTTGAGATTTCAGATTTAAAATCAAAAAAGCTACCTGAGCTTCAGGAAATAGCTAAAGGACTTAATGTTCCAAAATTTAAGACCTTAAAAAAGTTAGATTTAGTCTATCAAATTCTAGACTTACAGGCAGCAAACCCAAAAGCAGCTGCAGCCGTTGCCCCACCCGCAAAAACCGAAGCGGTAAAAAAACCTAAACCAAGAGTGACCCGCAAAGTGGAAAAGAAGGAGGATGCGCCCGCAAAATCCGAGAAAAAAAAAGAAGTTTCAAATACCGAATCACCCAAAGATGAAGCTACCGCTACATCTCAGGAAAAACCAAAACCTAGACCTAGACCTAGACCGGCGGATAAAGACAAGAAGGATTTCCAGAAAAAATCCAATCCCAACCAAAACAGAAATCAAAACAGCAAAAAACAACATAACCCTAGGAACAACCACGACAAGAGTAATTTTGACAAGGATCTAAAGAACCGTTACAAAGAACCGGAATATGAGTTTGATAGCATTATAGCTAGTGAAGGAGTTCTTGACATTATGCAAGATGGTTATGGTTTCCTAAGGTCGTCCGATTATAATTACCTCTCTTCTCCTGACGATATTTATGTGTCCCAGTCTCAAATACGGTTATTCGGGTTAAAAACCGGAGATACGGTATTAGGAAACGTGCGTCCTCCTAAAGAAGGTGAAAAGTACTTTCCTCTTATAAAAGTGAACAAGATAAACGGAATTGACCCTCAAATTGTGAGGGACAGGGTTTCTTTTGAACACCTTACGCCTTTGTTCCCACAAGAGAAATTTAATCTTGCGGAAAGACAAAGCACCATTTCAACCAGGATTATAGATTTGTTCTCTCCTATTGGAAAGGGGCAAAGAGGTATGATCGTTTCTCAACCCAAGACGGGTAAGACCATGTTGTTAAAGGATATTGCCAACGGTATAGCGGCAAATCATCCAGAAGTATATCAAATAATATTATTAATTGATGAGCGTCCTGAAGAGGTTACCGATATGCAACGAAATGTTAGGGGCGAAGTCGTTGCCTCTACGTTCGATAAGGAAGCTACCGAGCACGTAAGGGTAGCGAATATTGTATTGGAAAAAGCAAAACGACTGGTAGAATGCGGCCATGATGTGGTTATACTATTAGATTCGATTACAAGATTGGCAAGAGCGTATAACACCGTGCAGCCTGCTTCAGGAAAAGTGTTAAGTGGTGGTGTAGATGCCAACGCATTGCATAAGCCGAAACGATTCTTTGGAGCTGCTCGTAATATTGAAGGTGGTGGATCATTATCCATAATTGCCACAGCACTTACCGAGACCGGTTCAAAAATGGACGAAGTAATCTTTGAAGAATTTAAAGGTACCGGCAACATGGAACTTCAATTAGATCGTAAGATTGCGAATAGAAGAATCTTCCCTGCCATAGACCTTACTTCTTCTAGTACAAGACGTGATGACATGCTATTGGATGAAAGCACCTTACAACGCATGTGGATCATGCGTAAGTATCTGGCCGATATGAATCCTGTTGAAGCAATGGAATTTATTGAACAACGCTTTAAACAGACAAAGAACAACGAAGAGTTCTTGATGACAATGAATCAATAATTGATTGTAATATTTAAATAGACCCCAATTTCGCTTACGAAATTGGGGTTTTTTAATTCATCTTATTTAGAAATAAAGGGTTCCGTCGATTTCTTTTATAGGATGAAGCACACTATCCGTAATTTAATATCTTTAATGCGTTAAAGATTCTTCCCCCAATCTATAGCCGTATTTTCTCATAAAGCATGCTAATCTTTAAAACTAATTACAAAATGAAAAAATCAAGAACCTTACTAAACGTACTCGTTATCGCATTGGTCCTAAACCTCATAAGTTGTGGAGAAGTAAAACCTAATGAACAGAAAGAAGAAATTGAAGTTCTGGCACCGGAACAAATTGTTCAAATACCTGACGCAAGAAAAGCCTATGACACCTATAGTGAAAGACGCGTTCCGCTTATTCAAAGGTACGAGGACTCCATTAATAGAATTCGAAAGAATTTACAAGTGGAGAGCACTGAAAAAGAAAAACCGTTTGATGTAGGAAGATTTGTCTATTATGACTATAAGACCATAAAGCAGTACTTAGCATTTATTGAGCAGGAGGCCAAAAAAGCCGATGTTGAAATTTCCACCTTGCGATTCTATTTTTCTAATTATCCAGATGAAACCTTTTTTCCCGGAACTAAGGATTCTATAAAACATCCAAGACAGAATTCTATACTTATTTCTCCAACCTATAACGATGGTCAACGAGATTACCTCTTTTATATTGCACAAGGTGCAAGGGGTGCAGAAGTAGTTCCTTTGAACAATAATTTTGGAGAGATAAAAGGATTTGGTACAATTGAAGATACCGAAACCAAAGCTTACGCCTCACTCATTCCAAATTTAGAATCTACTACCGCCTTGCCAACATATAGTTTACAGGGCGGAACAAGCCTTACGATGAATAGGGGGACCGGTGTACCACCGCCAAAAAATCAGTAAATTAGATATAGTCCATGCTAGAGCTTATATACCATAACTATTACTTTTTACTCTATTTTGCTGCGCTTTTACTTTCAATAGTACGGTATAGGAAGTACTACGACACCGCTTTAAAGTACTTACCCATACTCATTGCCTATACCGTATTATCTGAAGTTTTAGGTTTTATGGTTAGGAATTTTGATGAAATACAAATTGTATATAAAGAAGAATATAGCTATTACAATACACTTATTTTCAATGTATTCGATATTATCTTCTACTTATATTTTCTATCAATTTATCACAAAGTCCTTATTACGATCAAAAGCAAAAAGTTTGTGAAACTTGGTATAGTAGTTTTCATAGTTGTGAGCATTGTCAATCTCTTCGTTCAGAATTTTTATGTTGACCCGCAGAATTATGCCATAATCGTTGGTTCGTTTTTTACTGCTGGTTCTGCTTTGATATACCTACTACAACTAAAAAAAGACAGCTTCGCCCTAAAAACCAGCAACCTATTATTTTGGATAAGTATTGGAATTATTTTCTTTCATCTTTTTTATCCTATTACCATGTATATTATCAGTTTTGAATATGAACTATACAATCATTTAAAATTAGCCAGGTTTCACTACCTCTCCATCGCAATTTTTTATGCTTGCTTTGTAATTGGATTTCTCAAAGTCAAAAGAACCAAACCGTATGAAATATCACGCTAATGACTTATCGAATAAAAACATAGCTGTGTTCAGCGGAGGATAAGAGTTTGAAACTCCTAGAACAAAAAAAGCCCTCTTTAAAAAAGAAGGCTTCTTGTATTAAATTATAAATTTTTAAAGCGCAGCTACGTGCTTGGCTAATTTACTTTTTAAATTGGCCGCTTTGTTATCATGAATGATATTACGTTTCGCTAAACGGTCGATCATACTAACAACACTTGGAAAAAGAGCTTCTGCATCTTTTTTGTTTTCTTCAGAACGCAATTTCTTAATTGCGTTACGGGTTGTTTTGTGCTGATACCTGTTACGTAAACGTACCGCTTCGTTTCTTCTTATCCTTTTTAATGCAGACTTATGATTTGCCATCTTTTAACTTGTTATATTTTCCATGGAATTTCTTCCATTAAATTAAGTAGCCCGTAGGGGAATCGAACCCCTGTTACC
This genomic window from Maribacter sp. MJ134 contains:
- a CDS encoding DUF3667 domain-containing protein; amino-acid sequence: MNCKNCENTLRTDYSFCPDCGAKVIRNRITVKNLWYDAVERFFNIDNTFLITFKNLFTNPDLVIVGYIKGVRKKYLNPISYFTIAVMLGGLFVFLNKQYFPEAMDYQFSSMNTQEMTDSDRFGVDLAKKFQDYTFEYQNLFYVLMLPFLALISRLIFINKKEYNLSEHFVMNIYGYSQMSICVNLMYIIFIWNAQLIYYAASINGIFQILYFSYMFKKIFKLNLKQTVLKLLFFLVILGAVFAIIIVLLGMYLAFFTDTFANLAPAK
- the truA gene encoding tRNA pseudouridine(38-40) synthase TruA, encoding MRYFIQFSYFGKNYHGWQKQPNAITVQVILEDALSKITRAKIELVAAGRTDAGVHAEQMYAHFDIDKIEDTTDLIHRLNSLLPEDIAVQKCLPVQSDAHARFHASERSYEYHITKSKNPFLKDTAHYIIQSLDMEMMNRASKILLGKQDFECFSKSNTDVHTYMCDIKEALWVAENDKVIFKITADRFLRNMVRAVVGTLLEVGTGKNSVDHVNTVLKSKDRSKAGVSVPAKGLYLTSIIYPKTIFSNG
- the rpsT gene encoding 30S ribosomal protein S20 gives rise to the protein MANHKSALKRIRRNEAVRLRNRYQHKTTRNAIKKLRSEENKKDAEALFPSVVSMIDRLAKRNIIHDNKAANLKSKLAKHVAAL
- a CDS encoding metallophosphoesterase family protein — its product is MTKILLLSDTHSHVDDAILKYAAKADEIWHAGDIGSLKVTDTLSNIKPLRGVHGNIDDYNIQKEFPLNNRFHCEDVDVWITHIGGYPPKYNSRTRSEITKNPPKLFICGHSHILKVMWDKKLNVLHMNPGACGKHGFHQVRTMLRFVIDGKDIKDLEIIELGKR
- a CDS encoding ABC transporter ATP-binding protein — translated: MDKDSGKAFDTKLFKRLMAHTRPYRITFYGVALAAILLSGFAVLSAVLLKLIIDDAVKGSDAQKLLNLTIGMLAVLIGQVVSQLCFNYYANLLGESVIRDVRINLFQKMLGFRMKYFDNSSLGVLVTRAVADMQRIGEIFSQGFFVIVADLLKMLVAAAVMLLINWKLALIVFAVLPLILYATRLFQKAMKVAFTEVRAEVSNLNSFVQERITGMRIVQLFTREKIESENFRKINEKHQNAWLKTVWYNSIFFPIAEIVSSITVGLVVWYGGLQNVAGITDDVAGTVFAFIMLIDLLFRPLRQIADKFNTLQMGMVAANRVFKILDTDSTIEDVGTIVKDRVKGDISFEHVKFGYLEDEEVLHGISFEVKAGETVAIVGATGAGKSTIINLLNRFYEINAGTIRVDGTDIKEYKLASLRSHIAVVLQDVFLFADTIANNISLKDTSVTVSDIENAAKAIGVDEFITSLPGGYAYNVKERGTMLSSGQRQLIAFLRAYVSNPSILVLDEATSSVDTYSEQLIQKATEKITEGRTSIVIAHRLATIKKADKIIVMDAGNIVEMGTHQELLKKGGYYNNLYEAQFLAEEVA
- the rho gene encoding transcription termination factor Rho, encoding MFEISDLKSKKLPELQEIAKGLNVPKFKTLKKLDLVYQILDLQAANPKAAAAVAPPAKTEAVKKPKPRVTRKVEKKEDAPAKSEKKKEVSNTESPKDEATATSQEKPKPRPRPRPADKDKKDFQKKSNPNQNRNQNSKKQHNPRNNHDKSNFDKDLKNRYKEPEYEFDSIIASEGVLDIMQDGYGFLRSSDYNYLSSPDDIYVSQSQIRLFGLKTGDTVLGNVRPPKEGEKYFPLIKVNKINGIDPQIVRDRVSFEHLTPLFPQEKFNLAERQSTISTRIIDLFSPIGKGQRGMIVSQPKTGKTMLLKDIANGIAANHPEVYQIILLIDERPEEVTDMQRNVRGEVVASTFDKEATEHVRVANIVLEKAKRLVECGHDVVILLDSITRLARAYNTVQPASGKVLSGGVDANALHKPKRFFGAARNIEGGGSLSIIATALTETGSKMDEVIFEEFKGTGNMELQLDRKIANRRIFPAIDLTSSSTRRDDMLLDESTLQRMWIMRKYLADMNPVEAMEFIEQRFKQTKNNEEFLMTMNQ
- a CDS encoding DUF4293 domain-containing protein, with protein sequence MIQRIQSIYLVIVALITGILPFFVNLWSDAKGVEIYAQNEIFISSAFYISGALALIAIFLFKNRKNQFVVNRLNMILNLFLLGFFVYRSLNLSGETLVSEKGIGMLIPVFSIVFLVLANRAIKKDEDLVKSVDRLR